Proteins encoded in a region of the Isosphaeraceae bacterium EP7 genome:
- a CDS encoding NADH-quinone oxidoreductase subunit M, protein MSTLLLITVLIPLAGSVLLFSRQDLPAATARMIALGVALGTLALSLVFVFAFGVDTAGPQFAYKAEDGHLGYPWLVRPDVRFALGLDGVALSLFALTSLLMITAIFSSWESIKERAAVHYALLLALETGLLGLFASLDVVLFYVFFEFTLIPLFFLIGLYGGPDRRRASVTFFLYTLAGSLLTLLGVIALVAINYQYNPSHTLTFSIAELTEGLAHVEWGAWNLSSSWTTSPQALIFLLLFAGFAIKVPLFPFHTWLPLAHVEAPTAGSILLAGVMLKVGGYGFLRFNLGMTPLGLHLLFPMLAVLSVAGILYGALAALAQSDIKRLVAYSSVSHMGFIALGLFSATPTGIEGAVIQMINHGLTTGALFACVGIVYERYHTREMSQIGGLWNRMPVFAFFLIMASLGSAALPGLNGFTGEFPILIGMYSAWPAAAVWAALGMVLGAYYLLSMLQRVLFGPLKEPGGHDHGHAPAGEHGVDTHEAPRPLGWHEIAGLTPLIVLIVWIGIAPNMIFSRIRPSVQLVEARLLATAPAKAVAAIAPTQATTPKTALAQDTAR, encoded by the coding sequence ATGTCCACACTCTTATTGATCACTGTGCTCATCCCCCTGGCGGGGAGCGTGCTGCTCTTCAGCCGGCAAGACCTGCCCGCGGCCACCGCGCGGATGATTGCCCTGGGAGTTGCGCTGGGCACGCTCGCCCTGTCGCTCGTCTTCGTGTTCGCCTTCGGCGTCGACACGGCGGGGCCGCAGTTCGCCTACAAGGCGGAGGATGGACACCTGGGCTACCCCTGGCTGGTCAGGCCCGACGTCCGGTTCGCCCTGGGCCTGGACGGCGTGGCACTCTCATTGTTCGCCCTCACGTCGCTGCTGATGATCACGGCGATCTTCTCGTCGTGGGAGTCGATTAAGGAGCGGGCGGCCGTCCACTATGCGTTGCTGCTGGCGCTCGAAACCGGGCTGCTGGGGCTCTTCGCCAGCCTGGACGTGGTCCTCTTCTACGTCTTCTTCGAGTTCACGCTCATCCCGCTCTTCTTCCTGATCGGCCTGTACGGCGGCCCCGACCGGCGCCGGGCGTCGGTCACGTTCTTCCTGTACACGCTGGCGGGCAGCCTGCTGACCCTGCTGGGCGTGATCGCCCTGGTGGCGATCAACTACCAGTACAACCCCAGCCACACGCTGACCTTCTCCATCGCCGAGCTGACCGAAGGGCTCGCCCATGTCGAGTGGGGCGCCTGGAACCTGTCGTCGAGCTGGACGACCAGCCCGCAGGCGCTCATCTTCCTGCTCCTCTTCGCCGGGTTCGCCATCAAAGTGCCGCTCTTCCCGTTCCACACCTGGCTGCCGCTGGCGCACGTCGAGGCGCCCACCGCGGGCTCGATCCTGCTGGCCGGCGTCATGCTCAAGGTCGGCGGCTATGGCTTCCTCCGGTTCAACCTGGGGATGACCCCGCTCGGCCTTCACCTGCTGTTCCCGATGCTCGCCGTGCTGTCGGTCGCCGGCATTCTGTACGGGGCGCTGGCAGCTTTGGCCCAGTCGGACATCAAGCGGCTGGTGGCGTACAGCTCGGTCAGCCACATGGGGTTCATCGCCCTGGGCCTGTTCTCCGCGACGCCCACGGGCATCGAGGGGGCCGTCATTCAGATGATCAACCACGGCCTGACGACGGGCGCCCTGTTCGCCTGCGTGGGCATCGTCTATGAGCGGTACCACACCCGCGAGATGTCGCAGATCGGCGGGCTCTGGAACCGGATGCCGGTCTTCGCCTTCTTCCTGATCATGGCGTCGCTGGGCTCGGCCGCCTTGCCCGGCCTGAACGGGTTCACCGGCGAGTTCCCGATCCTCATCGGCATGTACTCCGCCTGGCCGGCCGCCGCGGTCTGGGCCGCGTTGGGTATGGTCCTGGGAGCCTACTACCTGCTCTCGATGCTGCAACGCGTGCTGTTCGGCCCCTTGAAGGAGCCCGGCGGTCACGACCACGGTCATGCACCGGCCGGCGAGCACGGCGTCGACACCCACGAGGCGCCCCGGCCGCTGGGCTGGCATGAGATCGCCGGCCTGACGCCCTTGATCGTCCTGATCGTCTGGATCGGCATCGCCCCGAACATGATCTTCTCCCGCATCCGTCCGTCCGTTCAGCTCGTCGAGGCGAGGCTTCTGGCCACCGCGCCCGCCAAGGCCGTCGCGGCCATCGCCCCGACCCAGGCCACGACCCCGAAGACGGCACTCGCCCAGGACACGGCCCGATGA
- a CDS encoding NADH-quinone oxidoreductase subunit N: MTATYALEVAHRTLIILAPEIILLAVATAMMTAGAFIKRPRHFWSILSAGTLVFAIIPLFLHRNAGVDIYASTVLNDPLSGYSRLFFLLTGLIVLALAHDQVDDARAPEFFGSLLMIHAGAMIVAASNELVLMFVGLELISIPTYLLLYLLKRTSATQEAATKYFFLSIFSSALLLYGMAYLYGLTGVSNLKGIANLVEYAPGVPNPQLALIALVFIMAGLGFRVAAVPFHFYAPDVYQASPTILTAVLAWIPKAVGFLAIIRILICVLAGAGVENPTVDKAITLAWIIAAITMTLGNTVALGQENLKRLFAYSSIAHAGYLMIGVAVAFRTRPGSTGIYLGIEGILFYLFAYALMTLGAFGVILAANTGNQAVENVDDLSGLGQSQPLLALAMTICLFSLVGIPGLAGFWGKFSIFGAAFSAGPVADTRMLQVLTVIAVLNSAAGAYYYLRIVVNMYLKPARIPHELRIPLPTALAIGACASLTLILGIFPGSIIRITHESAVAALSHPVPESLPAGEVAPVTVVTPVTAR; the protein is encoded by the coding sequence ATGACCGCCACCTACGCGCTCGAAGTCGCCCACAGGACGCTGATCATCCTGGCGCCCGAGATCATCCTGCTGGCCGTCGCCACGGCCATGATGACCGCCGGCGCGTTCATCAAGCGACCAAGGCACTTCTGGTCGATCCTGTCCGCGGGCACCCTCGTCTTCGCCATCATCCCGCTGTTCCTGCACCGGAACGCGGGGGTCGACATTTATGCGTCGACCGTCCTGAACGACCCGCTCTCGGGCTATTCGAGGCTCTTCTTCCTGCTCACCGGCCTGATCGTGCTGGCCCTGGCCCACGACCAGGTCGACGACGCCCGGGCCCCAGAGTTCTTCGGCTCGCTGCTGATGATCCACGCGGGCGCCATGATCGTCGCGGCGTCCAATGAGCTGGTCCTGATGTTCGTCGGCCTCGAACTGATCAGCATCCCGACCTACCTGCTCCTGTACCTGCTGAAGCGGACCTCGGCCACGCAGGAAGCCGCCACCAAGTACTTCTTCCTGAGCATCTTCTCGTCGGCCCTGCTGCTGTATGGGATGGCCTACCTCTACGGCCTGACCGGCGTGAGCAACCTCAAGGGGATAGCAAACCTGGTCGAGTATGCCCCCGGCGTGCCGAACCCGCAGCTTGCCCTCATCGCGCTGGTCTTCATCATGGCGGGCCTGGGCTTCCGCGTCGCCGCGGTCCCGTTCCACTTCTATGCCCCCGACGTCTACCAAGCCTCGCCGACGATCCTGACGGCCGTGCTGGCCTGGATCCCCAAGGCGGTCGGGTTCCTGGCGATCATCCGCATTCTCATCTGCGTGCTCGCCGGCGCGGGCGTCGAGAACCCGACGGTCGATAAGGCGATTACGCTGGCCTGGATCATCGCGGCCATCACGATGACCCTGGGCAACACGGTCGCGCTCGGGCAGGAGAACCTCAAGCGGTTGTTCGCCTATTCGTCGATCGCCCACGCGGGCTACTTGATGATCGGAGTGGCGGTCGCGTTCCGCACCCGGCCCGGCTCGACGGGCATCTACCTGGGCATCGAGGGGATTCTCTTCTACCTCTTCGCCTACGCGTTGATGACCCTGGGTGCCTTCGGGGTGATCCTGGCGGCCAACACCGGCAATCAGGCCGTCGAGAACGTGGACGACCTCTCCGGGCTGGGCCAGTCGCAGCCGTTGCTGGCGCTCGCCATGACGATCTGCCTGTTCAGCCTGGTGGGCATCCCGGGTCTCGCGGGCTTCTGGGGCAAGTTCAGCATCTTCGGCGCGGCGTTCTCGGCGGGCCCGGTGGCCGACACCCGGATGCTGCAAGTCCTGACGGTCATCGCCGTCCTGAACTCGGCGGCCGGGGCGTATTACTACCTCCGGATCGTCGTGAACATGTACCTGAAGCCGGCCCGCATCCCGCATGAGCTGCGAATCCCGTTGCCGACCGCCCTCGCCATCGGCGCCTGCGCCTCGCTGACCCTGATCCTGGGAATCTTCCCCGGCTCGATCATCCGGATCACCCACGAGTCGGCCGTCGCGGCCCTGAGCCACCCGGTTCCCGAGTCATTGCCCGCCGGCGAGGTCGCTCCGGTGACCGTCGTCACTCCGGTCACGGCTCGCTGA
- a CDS encoding YbdK family carboxylate-amine ligase: MPLDFHRNDWPSLGVEVELQLVDKTTLELSNAYEVVHDGVPQALRDSVKPELLRCYLEINSKPCRTVSEIESDLSEKVDAVVHSASEHGIRVFWGATHPFSRWQQQEITPNPRYYMLAERLKETLLRPVTFGMHVHVGVPSGEAAIRASDRLLPFLPMILALSCNSPFFNARATGLHSNRVELLEGLPNGGLPPEFGSWDAYVRLFDQLKNSDSIQTSHELWWDARINTELGTLEVRVCDLPANLPSALGLTALIQCLVWSFAFEETGKTTWAPEMHQVLIRQNRWRAARFGMGAEFVDPWTLRPVAARDLLAHLIDHLMPAARQLGCVAELTHAAEMVRGHSGAEQQLALFDETGDLTEVVRRLSVGG; encoded by the coding sequence ATGCCCCTCGATTTCCATCGGAACGACTGGCCGAGCCTCGGCGTCGAGGTCGAGCTCCAACTCGTCGACAAGACGACCCTGGAGCTTTCCAACGCCTATGAGGTCGTCCACGACGGCGTGCCCCAGGCCCTGCGCGACTCGGTGAAACCCGAGCTCTTGCGCTGCTACCTGGAAATCAACTCGAAGCCATGCAGGACCGTGTCGGAGATCGAGTCCGACCTGTCCGAGAAGGTCGACGCCGTGGTCCATAGCGCCTCGGAGCACGGGATTCGCGTCTTCTGGGGGGCGACCCATCCGTTCTCACGCTGGCAGCAGCAGGAGATCACCCCCAACCCGCGCTACTACATGCTGGCCGAGCGGCTGAAGGAAACCCTGCTGCGGCCGGTGACGTTCGGCATGCACGTCCACGTCGGCGTGCCCTCGGGCGAGGCCGCGATCCGGGCCTCCGATCGCCTGCTGCCGTTCCTGCCGATGATCCTGGCCCTCTCGTGCAACAGCCCGTTCTTCAACGCGAGGGCGACCGGCCTGCACTCGAATCGGGTCGAGCTGCTGGAAGGGCTGCCCAACGGCGGCCTCCCGCCCGAGTTCGGGAGCTGGGATGCGTATGTCAGGCTGTTCGACCAGCTGAAGAATTCGGACTCGATCCAGACCAGCCACGAGCTCTGGTGGGACGCGCGGATCAACACCGAGCTGGGGACGCTGGAGGTCCGCGTCTGCGACCTTCCCGCCAATCTCCCCTCGGCCCTCGGCCTGACCGCCTTGATCCAGTGCCTGGTCTGGTCGTTCGCCTTCGAAGAGACCGGCAAGACGACCTGGGCCCCCGAGATGCACCAGGTCCTGATCCGCCAGAATCGCTGGCGTGCGGCCCGATTCGGCATGGGGGCCGAGTTCGTCGATCCCTGGACGCTGCGCCCGGTCGCCGCCCGAGACCTGCTCGCCCACCTCATCGACCACCTGATGCCGGCGGCCCGGCAACTCGGGTGCGTGGCCGAGCTGACTCATGCCGCCGAGATGGTCCGGGGGCACTCTGGCGCCGAGCAGCAACTCGCCCTTTTCGACGAGACGGGCGACCTCACCGAAGTCGTCAGGCGCCTCTCCGTCGGCGGCTGA
- a CDS encoding DUF971 domain-containing protein: MADAPTNIRALQAEQVLELTWPSGQTDRLPYRGVRGECPCASCKDEWTGAQILDPATIREDLKLEGMEPVGTYAVRFSWSDGHSSGLYTWETLERLGASARP, encoded by the coding sequence ATGGCCGACGCCCCGACGAACATCCGGGCCCTGCAAGCCGAGCAGGTCCTTGAGCTGACCTGGCCCTCCGGCCAGACCGACCGCCTGCCGTACCGAGGCGTACGCGGCGAGTGCCCCTGTGCCTCGTGCAAGGACGAGTGGACAGGCGCCCAGATCCTCGACCCCGCCACGATCCGCGAAGACCTGAAGCTCGAAGGCATGGAGCCCGTCGGCACCTACGCGGTTCGGTTCTCCTGGAGCGACGGCCACTCCTCGGGGCTTTATACCTGGGAAACCCTGGAACGCCTCGGAGCGTCGGCCCGCCCGTGA
- a CDS encoding glycosyltransferase, translating into MTPPLLTVAIPTFNGTRHLAEAVRSILAQAHAPFDLLVCDDRSDDGTTDLIRDLAGDRVRIEINPERLGLAGNWNRCVELSRTPLVAVFHQDDIMHPGHLAARLARFAAPDGETLAFVCGAADVIDQDGKPVDPEVVEHGGLGPDDRTYAAGELPTSLAISNPLRCSTVTLRAEAHRQAGGFDPALRYVVDWDFWIRLARVHPVAWLASPTVSVRWHSGSETHRFKASTADLDETRALLERLAAEDRGTVPPVARRRLARAYLNRAYDASHAGAGALGRRCLAQSLALNPALTATILADPRLAVRMLRLVPGLGSGNRDIQAR; encoded by the coding sequence GTGACTCCTCCGCTCCTGACCGTGGCCATCCCCACGTTCAACGGCACCCGCCACCTGGCCGAGGCCGTCCGCTCGATCCTCGCCCAGGCCCACGCCCCCTTCGACCTCCTCGTCTGCGACGACCGCTCGGACGACGGCACCACCGACCTCATCCGCGACCTCGCCGGCGACCGCGTTCGGATCGAGATCAACCCCGAACGGCTGGGCCTTGCCGGCAACTGGAACCGCTGCGTCGAGCTGTCGCGCACCCCGCTCGTCGCCGTCTTCCATCAAGACGACATCATGCATCCGGGCCACCTCGCCGCCCGCCTGGCGAGGTTCGCCGCCCCCGACGGCGAAACCCTGGCCTTCGTCTGCGGGGCCGCCGACGTCATCGACCAGGACGGCAAGCCGGTCGACCCCGAGGTGGTGGAACACGGTGGGCTCGGTCCCGACGACCGGACCTACGCCGCCGGTGAATTGCCGACCTCTCTCGCGATTTCCAACCCGCTCCGCTGCTCCACCGTCACCCTGCGTGCTGAGGCCCACCGGCAGGCTGGGGGCTTCGACCCCGCCTTGCGTTACGTTGTCGACTGGGACTTCTGGATCCGCCTGGCCCGGGTCCACCCGGTCGCCTGGCTGGCGAGCCCGACCGTGTCGGTGCGATGGCATTCCGGCAGCGAGACCCATCGGTTCAAGGCCAGCACGGCCGACCTCGACGAGACGCGGGCCCTGCTCGAACGGCTCGCGGCCGAAGATCGGGGGACCGTCCCGCCCGTGGCCCGGCGTCGCCTTGCCAGGGCCTACCTCAACCGGGCGTATGACGCCTCGCACGCGGGGGCAGGGGCCCTGGGCCGCCGCTGCCTGGCCCAGTCCCTGGCCCTTAACCCGGCCCTCACCGCGACAATCCTCGCCGATCCAAGGCTCGCGGTCCGGATGTTGCGACTGGTCCCGGGCCTCGGGAGTGGGAACCGGGACATCCAGGCTCGTTGA
- a CDS encoding sigma-70 family RNA polymerase sigma factor, with protein sequence MAPQSFEDTSPSGGGLGYSARPGTAARERDGGTGSPRGDVDFDRLDWDRFYADCNAVIVAALARQPIQPADREDCRQQIWVELLTSRMSGFRGGNLPAWLTTLARNRAIDKARRARRHPVELPRLEREGASAESSESSPAQQAEAVVRVALDQLEKEIESLNFAIFVLHSIDGLSFGQIAGALSLTPDQARARNHRTKAKFRRIVEMSGAHGQVEGEGRDTPTRALGIAYSPRSSHRRDQSAACDIGCSVTTPPRTR encoded by the coding sequence ATGGCCCCGCAATCGTTCGAAGACACGAGCCCATCGGGAGGTGGGCTCGGGTATTCCGCGCGGCCTGGCACGGCAGCCCGAGAACGGGACGGCGGCACGGGGAGCCCGAGGGGTGACGTCGATTTCGATCGTCTTGACTGGGATCGGTTCTATGCCGATTGCAATGCGGTGATCGTGGCCGCCCTCGCGCGCCAGCCGATCCAACCGGCCGACCGGGAGGATTGCCGCCAGCAGATCTGGGTCGAACTCCTGACGTCGCGAATGTCCGGGTTCCGCGGCGGCAATCTTCCCGCCTGGCTGACGACGCTCGCGCGGAACCGGGCGATCGACAAGGCCCGTCGGGCTCGCCGGCATCCGGTCGAACTGCCGAGGCTCGAGCGGGAAGGGGCGTCGGCCGAGTCCTCGGAATCGAGCCCGGCGCAGCAGGCCGAGGCGGTCGTCCGGGTGGCGCTCGACCAGCTGGAGAAAGAGATCGAGTCGCTAAATTTCGCCATTTTTGTCCTCCACTCCATCGATGGTCTGTCGTTCGGCCAGATCGCCGGCGCATTGAGCCTGACCCCCGACCAGGCCCGCGCACGGAATCATCGCACCAAGGCGAAATTCCGCCGGATCGTCGAGATGTCAGGCGCTCACGGCCAGGTTGAGGGAGAGGGTCGCGATACGCCGACTCGTGCACTCGGGATCGCGTACTCCCCGAGGAGCAGCCATCGGCGGGATCAGTCGGCCGCGTGCGATATCGGGTGCTCCGTCACCACTCCGCCTCGCACGCGCTGA
- a CDS encoding PEP-CTERM sorting domain-containing protein, with product MALAIVGIATSQSSAGVLYETGFEPPTFTPGLFPGQDGWFAGLGPDAATISTALPKDGLQSVRIDGSELQEFSGFHFGSYARPLNYDPLASGTPIVVLSSDINLTGTESATCGLSVGLSAVLNGEFVANILFGVQGQNGTLVSYISNMDGFSINGPAYTFGEWANVTAVFDFANRTATGYFNGQLIGEVTFTAGIDEGIPAMNIALGSSAPIPGTIGYVDNFSLIAVPEPGTLLMLGIGILGLVGHTSLRGRGWRGRAA from the coding sequence ATGGCGCTCGCCATCGTCGGAATCGCGACCTCGCAGTCCTCCGCCGGGGTGCTGTATGAGACCGGTTTCGAACCCCCGACGTTCACGCCGGGCCTGTTCCCGGGGCAGGACGGCTGGTTCGCGGGGCTCGGCCCGGACGCCGCCACGATCTCGACCGCGTTGCCGAAGGATGGGCTGCAGAGCGTGCGGATCGATGGGTCGGAGCTTCAGGAATTCTCAGGATTCCACTTCGGCTCCTACGCTCGACCCCTGAACTACGACCCGCTCGCGAGCGGCACGCCGATCGTCGTCCTGTCTTCGGACATCAACCTGACCGGCACCGAATCCGCCACTTGCGGCCTCTCGGTCGGCCTGAGTGCCGTCTTGAACGGAGAGTTTGTCGCCAACATCCTGTTCGGCGTCCAGGGGCAGAACGGGACCCTCGTTTCCTACATCTCGAACATGGACGGTTTCTCGATTAACGGCCCGGCGTACACGTTCGGCGAATGGGCGAACGTGACGGCCGTCTTCGACTTCGCGAACAGGACGGCCACCGGCTACTTCAACGGCCAGCTCATCGGCGAGGTGACCTTCACGGCCGGCATCGACGAGGGCATCCCGGCGATGAATATCGCCCTGGGATCGTCGGCTCCCATCCCCGGCACCATCGGCTATGTCGACAATTTCTCGCTCATTGCCGTCCCCGAACCCGGGACGTTGTTGATGCTGGGCATCGGAATCCTCGGCCTCGTCGGGCATACATCGCTCCGCGGCAGGGGATGGAGGGGGCGAGCCGCTTGA
- a CDS encoding YgiQ family radical SAM protein, whose product MARTQLPVLQPIDIMPPHLPATAREMKARGWDWVDVVLVSGDAYVDHPAFAMGILGRVLEAAGYRVAVLSQPDWRSAEPWRMFGRPRLFFGISAGNMDSMINHYTANKKVRNDDAYSPGAQIGLRPDRATMPYCQRAREAYPGVPVIAGGVEASLRRLAHYDYWSDTVKRSILLDSKADLVAFGMGEQSIVEIARRLDAGETVRDLRDMRGVAYALGAKEAPPEAAIVLPSFEDIKADRHLFAKATKIIHQETNPLNAKTLVQYHDKQAVVANPPGLPISQEDMDRIYGLPFTRKPHPMYKGQTIPAYETVKDSVTIMRGCFGGCTFCSITAHQGRIIQSRSKESILGELARMGNDPNFSGVVSDLGGPTANMYEMRCTKPEVEAKCKRLSCVHPKLCKLLGTDHGPLVDLMRESRDVEGISKVFVASGIRMDLAQLSPEYMDELAAHHVGGHLKVAPEHTDTEVLKRMKKPNQEDYSGFADAFREASARVGKPKQYLVPYYIASHPGSDLAAMIDLALFLKRNGYRPDQVQDFIPAPFDIATCMYHTGLDPFTGEEVYTAKHLKDRKLQRALLQFFKPENYFEVRDALMKAGRSDLIGAGCDALIPAQPPQAAVRARMIKANKALGEGKFVHQIPNSESSKGYRPGRKTARRQDKKR is encoded by the coding sequence GTGGCCCGGACTCAGTTGCCGGTGCTCCAGCCGATCGACATCATGCCGCCCCATCTGCCGGCGACCGCCCGCGAGATGAAGGCGCGGGGGTGGGATTGGGTGGATGTGGTGCTGGTCAGCGGCGACGCGTACGTCGACCACCCGGCGTTCGCGATGGGGATTCTCGGGCGCGTGCTGGAGGCGGCCGGGTATCGCGTGGCGGTGCTCAGCCAGCCCGATTGGCGGAGCGCGGAGCCCTGGCGGATGTTTGGTCGGCCTCGTCTGTTCTTCGGCATCAGTGCCGGGAACATGGACAGCATGATCAACCATTACACGGCCAACAAGAAGGTCCGCAACGACGACGCGTATAGCCCGGGGGCCCAGATCGGCCTCAGGCCCGATCGCGCGACGATGCCGTATTGCCAGCGGGCCCGCGAGGCCTATCCGGGGGTCCCGGTGATCGCCGGCGGGGTCGAGGCCTCGCTGCGGCGGCTGGCGCATTACGACTACTGGAGCGACACGGTCAAGCGGTCGATCCTGCTCGACAGCAAGGCCGACCTGGTCGCCTTCGGCATGGGCGAGCAGTCGATCGTCGAGATCGCCAGGCGGCTGGACGCGGGGGAGACGGTGCGGGACCTGCGCGACATGCGGGGGGTAGCCTATGCCCTGGGGGCCAAGGAGGCTCCTCCGGAGGCGGCGATCGTGCTGCCTTCGTTCGAGGATATCAAAGCCGACCGCCACCTGTTCGCGAAGGCGACGAAGATCATCCACCAGGAGACGAACCCGCTCAACGCCAAGACCCTGGTGCAGTACCACGACAAGCAGGCGGTCGTCGCCAACCCGCCCGGCCTGCCGATCAGCCAGGAAGACATGGACCGGATCTACGGCCTGCCGTTCACGCGCAAGCCGCACCCGATGTACAAGGGGCAGACCATCCCCGCGTACGAGACGGTGAAGGATTCGGTGACGATCATGCGCGGCTGCTTCGGCGGCTGCACCTTCTGCTCGATCACGGCGCACCAGGGGCGGATCATCCAGTCGAGGTCGAAGGAGTCGATCCTGGGCGAGCTGGCCAGGATGGGCAACGACCCGAACTTCTCGGGCGTCGTCTCCGACCTGGGCGGGCCGACGGCCAATATGTACGAGATGCGCTGCACCAAGCCCGAGGTCGAGGCCAAGTGCAAGCGGCTCTCGTGCGTCCACCCGAAGCTCTGCAAGCTGCTGGGCACCGACCACGGGCCGCTCGTGGACCTGATGCGTGAGAGTCGCGACGTCGAAGGGATTAGCAAGGTCTTCGTCGCCTCGGGCATCCGGATGGACCTGGCCCAGCTCTCGCCCGAGTACATGGACGAGCTGGCCGCGCACCACGTCGGCGGCCACCTGAAGGTCGCGCCCGAGCACACCGACACCGAAGTGCTCAAGCGGATGAAGAAGCCCAACCAGGAGGACTACTCCGGGTTCGCCGATGCCTTCCGCGAGGCCAGCGCCCGCGTGGGCAAGCCCAAGCAGTATCTGGTCCCTTATTACATCGCGTCGCACCCGGGCAGCGACCTGGCCGCGATGATCGACCTGGCCTTGTTCCTGAAGCGCAACGGCTACCGACCCGACCAGGTGCAGGACTTCATCCCGGCCCCGTTTGATATCGCCACCTGCATGTATCACACGGGCCTCGACCCGTTCACTGGTGAAGAGGTCTACACGGCCAAGCACCTGAAGGACCGCAAGCTCCAGCGTGCCCTGTTGCAGTTCTTCAAGCCCGAGAACTACTTCGAGGTGCGCGACGCCCTGATGAAGGCGGGCCGCTCCGACCTGATCGGCGCGGGCTGCGACGCCCTGATCCCGGCCCAGCCCCCCCAGGCCGCGGTGCGGGCGAGGATGATCAAGGCGAACAAGGCCCTCGGCGAGGGGAAGTTCGTTCATCAGATCCCGAATTCTGAATCCAGCAAGGGCTACCGACCGGGACGCAAGACGGCGCGCCGTCAGGACAAGAAGCGCTGA
- a CDS encoding alpha/beta fold hydrolase: protein MASPSLERAIALSERASRAIVEDCADGVDLFYAAAVEAYGVLALNEDNLDSPACREAICLYNDSLHRCLQAAAAFGRIDARSRLEIVRDGRRVVVPIVHRGFVWSPQDFSMLVDPATIEPMPGIKTQHARTGFGAVEVVQRVDLNKTTPFLARSHPFAATAVLRPDLAAWFGAAAPDPAGDQLELIDPWRVDAVALGSRIIRLAADFDAPMSQFWATSRGSRIGSLAFLRPGDFGEGEGLYVFEPYQPGKIPVVLVHGLRNTPLDFAQMLNDLRSDPVLNARYQFWAYSYATGNNFLRSARLLRGDLNRARATFDPGNNDPALGRMVLVGYSMGGLVSKAQVTGSSQAIWETVFSRPLESLSLEPETSRLLSETLFFEPQPSIGRVIYLATPHRGASMANAAIGRLADSLVQLPDDTREAYRRVRSDNPGAFRPGFARPVTSIDLLEKEHPLLMTLDQLPRSPAVTFNNIVGLQQKHDLRPPGDGIVPLTSSRIGGVASELLIDEGHVKMPTNPAAIAEIRRILLEP from the coding sequence GTGGCGTCGCCCTCGCTGGAACGGGCCATCGCCCTGAGCGAGCGGGCGTCGCGGGCCATCGTCGAGGATTGCGCCGACGGCGTCGACCTGTTCTACGCGGCGGCCGTCGAAGCCTATGGCGTACTCGCACTGAACGAGGACAACCTCGACTCGCCCGCGTGTCGAGAGGCAATCTGCCTGTACAACGACTCGCTCCACAGATGCCTCCAGGCCGCAGCGGCGTTCGGGCGGATCGATGCGCGATCGCGGTTGGAGATCGTCCGGGATGGTCGCCGGGTCGTGGTGCCAATCGTGCACCGGGGGTTCGTCTGGTCGCCGCAGGACTTCTCGATGCTCGTCGACCCGGCGACCATCGAGCCGATGCCGGGCATCAAAACGCAGCACGCACGAACTGGGTTCGGGGCCGTCGAGGTGGTCCAGCGCGTGGACCTGAACAAGACGACGCCCTTCCTGGCGCGGAGCCACCCGTTCGCCGCCACGGCGGTCCTCCGCCCCGACCTGGCGGCCTGGTTCGGTGCCGCGGCCCCCGACCCAGCCGGCGATCAACTGGAATTGATCGACCCCTGGCGGGTCGACGCAGTGGCCCTGGGATCTCGGATAATTCGACTGGCAGCGGATTTTGACGCGCCGATGTCTCAGTTTTGGGCGACATCCCGAGGGTCGCGGATCGGTTCGCTCGCGTTCCTACGGCCCGGCGACTTTGGGGAGGGCGAGGGCCTGTACGTCTTCGAGCCATACCAGCCCGGCAAAATCCCCGTGGTCCTGGTCCACGGCCTACGCAACACGCCCCTCGACTTCGCGCAGATGCTCAACGACCTTCGATCCGACCCGGTGCTCAACGCCCGGTATCAGTTCTGGGCCTACTCCTATGCGACGGGCAACAACTTCCTCCGCAGCGCGCGGCTGTTGCGCGGTGATCTCAATCGAGCCCGAGCGACCTTCGATCCCGGCAATAACGACCCGGCTCTCGGCCGGATGGTGCTTGTCGGGTACAGCATGGGTGGACTGGTCTCGAAGGCCCAGGTCACCGGGTCCAGCCAGGCCATCTGGGAGACGGTGTTCTCTCGCCCGCTGGAGTCGCTTTCCCTCGAGCCAGAGACGAGCCGGCTGCTCTCCGAGACCCTCTTCTTCGAGCCGCAGCCATCCATAGGACGGGTGATCTACCTGGCGACCCCTCACCGCGGGGCGAGCATGGCCAACGCCGCCATCGGCCGGCTGGCCGATTCGCTGGTCCAGTTGCCGGACGATACCCGGGAGGCCTATCGCCGGGTCCGCAGTGACAACCCCGGCGCGTTCCGCCCCGGGTTCGCACGGCCGGTCACCAGTATCGACTTGCTCGAGAAGGAGCACCCTTTACTCATGACCCTCGACCAATTGCCGCGATCGCCGGCGGTCACCTTCAACAACATCGTCGGTCTCCAGCAGAAGCACGACCTCAGGCCTCCCGGTGACGGCATCGTGCCTCTGACTAGCTCCCGGATCGGCGGGGTCGCCAGCGAACTCCTCATCGACGAGGGCCACGTCAAGATGCCGACCAATCCGGCCGCCATCGCCGAGATTCGCCGCATCCTCCTCGAACCGTAG